In Lacibacter sp. H375, one DNA window encodes the following:
- a CDS encoding BT_3987 domain-containing protein, whose amino-acid sequence MQKNNFNKFIGILLLTTAIASCNKPEEVKLANEGSVYMPQAVGTRAKTDLLFTSTNTKQELVFGAAYGGVKVAGTPNNVSFIVDAAKVAAYNTANGTNYTLLPASSYELPNLNAVIPAGSTSSNPLTLTVKTNTVTPGVRYMLPITLSSVSSGEIVSTLQTTYFRFDTLLKKSIDVTGLSTLTVSNENNGGPDNGEGSPKLVDNDVNSKYLFQTWSTALATNGGAWFKLQFATPIKVEAYTLTSANDAATRDLRDWKLQGSNDNTTWVDLDTRAGEMFPSRYLTRRFEVAAPQTFTYYRIFMTANNGSSLVQIGEWRVIRYE is encoded by the coding sequence ATGCAAAAAAATAATTTCAATAAATTCATAGGTATATTGCTGTTAACAACAGCAATAGCATCCTGCAATAAGCCGGAAGAAGTTAAATTGGCAAATGAAGGTTCGGTTTATATGCCGCAGGCTGTTGGTACAAGAGCAAAGACCGATCTGTTGTTTACATCAACTAATACAAAACAAGAACTGGTATTTGGCGCAGCCTATGGTGGCGTGAAGGTGGCCGGAACTCCAAACAATGTTTCATTTATTGTAGATGCTGCAAAAGTGGCGGCTTACAATACAGCAAACGGAACGAACTATACACTATTACCTGCATCGAGTTACGAGCTGCCGAACTTAAATGCTGTTATACCAGCAGGTTCAACCAGTTCAAATCCATTGACATTAACAGTTAAAACAAATACTGTTACGCCGGGTGTCCGGTATATGTTACCCATTACACTTTCGAGTGTATCAAGCGGCGAAATTGTATCAACCTTACAAACTACGTATTTCCGGTTCGATACATTGTTGAAAAAATCCATTGACGTTACCGGGCTCAGTACTTTAACGGTAAGTAATGAAAATAACGGCGGTCCTGACAATGGCGAAGGCTCTCCAAAGTTGGTTGATAATGATGTCAATTCAAAGTACCTGTTTCAGACATGGTCAACCGCATTGGCTACTAACGGTGGCGCATGGTTTAAGTTACAATTTGCAACTCCAATTAAAGTGGAAGCCTATACGCTCACTTCGGCGAATGATGCGGCAACACGTGATCTTAGAGACTGGAAATTGCAAGGTTCTAACGACAATACTACGTGGGTTGACCTTGATACGAGAGCAGGTGAAATGTTCCCAAGTCGCTATTTAACCAGGCGGTTTGAAGTGGCAGCTCCACAAACATTCACTTACTACAGAATATTTATGACTGCAAACAATGGCAGCTCACTTGTGCAAATAGGAGAGTGGCGTGTGATCAGGTATGAATAA
- a CDS encoding RagB/SusD family nutrient uptake outer membrane protein, with product MKKILSISLIMALFSLGSCKKYLDTVPDNILTIDDVFKTRTNVIRYIGNIYQAMPNEFNQRFSGSENSGNWTGASDEGKYTWDFNYSTNINKSAWANTDGSIATYWDNYYRAIRNSTDFIQRIDAATPEISAAEKTILKGEARALRAFYYYQLLRIYGPVVILGEDLIPVAATPDEVNRPRSTFDECINFVVDQLDKAYTELPVNSAVAGKFTKGVVKAYKVQALMLSASPLFNGNTDYATLKNDDGKNLINQTYDASKWAKAATAAKEFLNEFAPGTYDLFRVTDANPFKAAYLSTRDVIMQSWNKEWIFGRSNSGYGLLRYDRTPFHAGYASQRGAGANGATQAQVDAYFMANGKPITDPTSGYTATGFSSFQAPYDNTTRSTFNQWVNREPRFYVGITYTNSVWLYPDQNTGNLIVTNMEFSGNSGLAQSTSDVTPTGYIIRKGVANTDDARGNLYLRLGQIYLDYAEALNESNPADADILKYLNFIRERAGVAQYGAGVNPLPVPASQVEMRAAIRAERRVELAFENVRYFETRRWKIAEQTDAGPFYGMDRTKNGSAFYTKTLLETRTFRKRDYLFPIPANEVLRNPLIKQNTGW from the coding sequence ATGAAAAAAATACTTTCTATATCTCTGATCATGGCCCTTTTTTCACTCGGGTCATGCAAAAAATACCTGGATACAGTACCGGATAACATCCTCACCATTGACGATGTGTTTAAAACACGTACCAATGTGATCCGCTATATCGGTAATATTTACCAGGCTATGCCAAACGAATTCAATCAACGTTTCTCCGGATCTGAAAATTCAGGTAACTGGACGGGCGCATCTGATGAAGGCAAATACACATGGGATTTCAACTACAGTACCAATATCAATAAGAGCGCATGGGCCAATACCGATGGCAGCATTGCAACTTATTGGGACAACTATTACAGGGCTATCCGTAATTCAACAGATTTTATTCAGCGTATTGATGCTGCTACACCAGAGATCAGTGCCGCTGAAAAAACGATACTGAAAGGTGAAGCAAGAGCATTAAGAGCATTTTACTATTATCAATTGTTACGCATCTATGGCCCTGTTGTTATTTTGGGTGAAGACCTGATTCCTGTAGCAGCAACACCTGATGAAGTAAACCGTCCACGTTCAACATTTGATGAGTGCATCAACTTTGTAGTTGATCAGCTTGATAAAGCTTATACTGAACTGCCGGTTAATTCCGCAGTTGCAGGTAAGTTTACAAAAGGCGTAGTAAAAGCATACAAAGTGCAGGCGTTGATGTTATCGGCAAGTCCCCTCTTCAACGGCAATACTGATTATGCCACTTTGAAAAATGATGATGGTAAAAATCTCATCAACCAAACATACGATGCAAGCAAATGGGCAAAAGCAGCAACTGCGGCAAAAGAATTTCTCAATGAATTTGCTCCCGGTACGTATGATCTGTTCAGAGTAACTGATGCAAATCCATTTAAAGCAGCCTACTTGTCAACTCGTGATGTCATCATGCAGAGCTGGAACAAAGAATGGATCTTTGGACGTTCTAACTCAGGTTATGGTCTGCTCCGTTACGATCGTACACCATTCCATGCAGGTTATGCAAGCCAGCGTGGTGCAGGCGCTAACGGTGCCACGCAGGCACAGGTAGACGCTTACTTCATGGCAAATGGCAAACCAATTACCGATCCAACTTCAGGTTATACAGCAACTGGTTTCAGCAGTTTCCAGGCACCATATGATAACACAACACGTTCAACATTTAATCAATGGGTAAACCGTGAGCCTCGTTTTTATGTAGGCATTACTTATACCAATAGTGTTTGGTTATATCCTGATCAGAATACAGGTAACCTCATTGTTACCAATATGGAATTTTCAGGTAATTCAGGTCTCGCACAAAGTACATCAGATGTTACACCAACCGGTTATATCATACGTAAAGGTGTTGCCAATACTGATGATGCAAGAGGTAATTTGTATTTACGTCTCGGACAAATTTATCTTGATTATGCTGAAGCATTGAATGAATCAAATCCTGCTGATGCTGACATTTTAAAGTATCTCAACTTCATTCGTGAACGTGCAGGTGTTGCGCAATATGGTGCGGGTGTTAATCCATTACCCGTTCCTGCATCACAAGTCGAAATGCGTGCAGCTATCCGTGCAGAAAGAAGGGTAGAGCTTGCGTTTGAAAACGTTCGCTATTTCGAAACAAGAAGATGGAAGATTGCTGAACAAACAGATGCCGGTCCTTTTTATGGCATGGACAGAACAAAGAACGGTTCAGCTTTCTACACAAAAACGTTGCTTGAAACAAGAACTTTCCGTAAGAGAGATTACTTATTCCCAATCCCTGCAAATGAAGTGTTGCGTAATCCGCTCATTAAACAAAATACAGGTTGGTAA